TGGAGCGATTGGCATGCTTTATTAGTCGTCAGGTTGATTTGGGCTTGTGGGAGCCGGTTGCTATTTCTAGAGGAGGACCAAGAATATCCCACTTAATGTTTGCGGATGACTTGCTTCTATTCTGTAAAGCTACAAAGAGACAAGTGCAAAATGTGATGTTGGTTTTAGAGACTTTTTGCAAATTATCTGGGATGAAGATTAACGTGGAGAAGTCTAAAGCGCTTTGCTCCAAGAATGTCTCTACAACAAGGAAAGAGGTTTTCACTGGGGTATCCTCTATCAGATTTGTCCAAGACTTGGGCAAGTATCTTGGAGTTACCCTTAACCATTATAAGATGACTCGTTCAGCTTTCAATGGTGTCCTGGATAAGATTCTGAGTAGGCTAGTAAGCTGGAAAGGGAGTTTACTCAATCGGGCTGATAGACTCTGCTTGGTTAATTCTGTTGCAGCTGCTATTCCCACGTACCAGATGTAGTTCTCTATTTTTCCCAAATGAATAATTTGTAAATTGGAGTCTATAATGAGGAATTTTCTTTGGAAAGGACAAGTTGATGGAAGAAGATTGAATCTTGTTAGTTGGAAGGTATTGGTTACTCCAAAAAAATATGGAGGTTTGGGGATTAGAAATCcttattgtgtaaatattgCTCTTCTTAGAAAGCTAGTTTGGACTTTTTTCTAGCAACCAAACAAGCTATGGGTCCAATTGTTGGATGCTAAATACCAATCATCTCTATATGACTGTTTCAGTTATCCTAAGAACAAGGACTCTCCCATTTGGAGGTGTCTTTGCAAGGCTTGGGAAGTGTTGAAGGATGGGTTTGCTTGGTGTATTGGAGATTTGAATAagaatttttggttttctagctGGAGGAGAGAAGGACGGTTATCTAATGAGATGAATTATGTTCACATTTCTGATTTGAATCTCCAAATACAGGATATTTGGTCGGTTGGTAGGTGGCATTTGGATActctttattctcctttatctcaaaatctgaaaggTACTATTCTTTCTTACAATCCAGATGAACAAGCAGGTCCGGAAGTGGGTTGGTATTGGTGTAGGTCTACTGCCAAAGTCTATGCCTCACGCAATGGTTACTTGTGGTTGTGTAAGCAGCTGTTTGGTTGGGAGGAGCGGGAGaattggctttggctttggcgTCAGCTTGTTCCAAAAAAGCATAAGTTTTTGGGTTCGTTGTGTCTTAAGGAGACTCTTCCTACTACAAGTTTTCGCTTTAGAAAATGGATGTCGTCATCGGATaggtgtccaagatgtctttctaGCCAAGAATCggttttacattgtattcggGATTGTCCAAAAGCTCAGCTTGTCTGGCATAGGTTGGATATTTCTTGTCAtcctttggatttgaagaactGGTTTTTGCATCATAGCAGAGAACATCCGTTCAAGTTCTTTTTGGGACTTTGGTGGATACGACGAGCAAGGAATAATGACATCTTTAATCCTTATGAAACTTGGCCTCCGGAAAAAGTGATTTGTCTGGCATTAACTTCAGAAAAGAagtttaggaatatttttgagCTACAACGTATGTCCCTTCCTTCTactctaaattatttttggaatCTCCCATCCATTggtacttttaagattaattgtgatgctagttattttggttcgggtgatagtgttggttttgcttgtgttattaAAGATTATAATGGGAGTTGGCAAAGGGGGtgtttgggaatgattgagagtaatagtattcttcaaggagaattgtttgctatttggagaggatatctcttagcttgggatttgggtcaacgagatgttatttgtgagacggattgtgtggaagcatttaatcttgttactcaagatggttttgggtttattgatccattggtgctcaaaataagagatatcatgCATTGGAATTGGCGTGTTGACTTTTGTTTGATTATGAGAGATGCAAACACGGTGGTAGATACTATGGAAAAGATGGCGACGAAGTTACAACTTTCGCATGTGGAGCTTCTTTCACCTTGGGAGgagtttaagagtagtcttaaacGGGACTGTCACTCTATTTAAGcagttctttttttttgtttgttttatttttctttgtttagttTATTTCAGTCACCAAAAAGAAAAGGAGGAGTTTTTTAAGTCgatttatgtttattaaaattaaaagatttaatataattttaaagataaataatatgATTAAACAAAATAAGACTTGCGTATAACATTATGTAAAGACTAAACTGTTACaagttagaagaaaaaaattgctaTAAATTATAGTGGTTTATGAGGAGAGAATAATAAAGTAGAAATTATTAATGTAAGTCATAgcagtttataaaaaaaattaaaatcataaaccGTGATGAGTGGTGATGGTTTATCTCTAAATATTATcctcaagaaaaataaaaataaaaatctttttgtatgatttatgtattttttcgtTTATTTTTTACCACAAAGtttaaatgtaattttttttagggCTAAGTACTTTTTTGTTCTCAAGGTCTGGGGTCAAAATCAATTTATCCCTaatcttttttgttattaaaatcattctcaATCTTTACGAACACATTAAAATCGTCCCCCCCCTTTTACGAAAATTTTTGGACACATTTACCCCTGAGATTGTTACCGGTAGTTAAACCACATAATGGTTTAGaaaattaagttttatttttaattaaaaacctCACCCCAAACCAGAATCATAAAGCTTTTGCTAGGGTTAGGGTTCCAGTACAGCAATGGCGTCGGAGAGCTCAAGGTTGTCTCGGACTAGGGGGTCTGCGCAGAAGAGGGGGATTCTTTGTGGGCATGGAGAGAGACTAGTGTTGCGAGTTTCAGGAACCAAAGAAAACCCAGGTTGCTGAGTCTGGGGCTGCATCTACTATGAGGTGAGTTCATGTTTTGTTGTTCTCAGCTGACCCCAACGTTTTGTTTCTGGGCACTGAGTATGGTGGGTTTATGTAGGTTAAAGATGAGTGTCAGTTTTTTTGTTGGGCAGACCCAGAAGCTGAAAGCGAAGATCCGCATGTTGCAAGGTTGAAGAGGAAAGTTGTAGCCCTGAAGGCAGACGTGAAGGCATCTGAGTGGAAGTTGAAGGTTGCTACAGTGTTGGACACGGTTGGCTGGGTTGGTTATTTATTTTGCTGGCTACAGGTTTCGTTGAATCACAAGCAGGGTTTACCATGTTTGTGCCGCTGAAACTGGGTTGATGAAATTTAGGTAGAAAACAGGGcaattttagttaatttgttCTTAGGCATTGAAGTCTActttatgtaattaaaaaatgcTGCTTTGGCTGGATAGTATTTTGGTAATGAAACTGGTTTTTGTAGGTTAGTTTATGTGTATGTAAGTGATGGTGTGTGTCTGTAATTTCACAAGAAATTGTCAATAATAGTGGAAATGGTTGCCCGAAAATATGACTGAAGAATTGTGTCTGGTTTAGTAATGCATAACATGTAGTATGTAATACTTGCTCAACATCAGAATGAAAGCAGAAACAGATACATCAAAACACAACCATGTGACTTCATTCATTAACAAACCAAGGATAATAAGTTTAAACCATTCAACAAACCAGATGACAGTAATTCTGTTCACTTTTACACAGCATTAAGCATAAAGAGCATGTAATAAGTTACAATCAAAATGACATCTCACAACCATACAGCATGATCAAACTAGCTTTACATTAACAAGCTATCAACTTAAATAGTTTCTAAACATTGTTAAAGTTTTCCCCAATCCCTTGGAGGCAGTTTTGCCATCAGCCTCAACTTTCTTGGAGAAACATGTAGTGCAATATTGTGAGTGAAGGAGACCTTATTCATAACTGATTGGCTTGAGCTGGATACACCCTTCTTCTTGGCAGCTGGTGGTGGTTGGGTTGAGCTTCTGATGGGCTTCATCTTAGGCCTTCACTGGGGAGTAGCGGCTGGTGTTGTATTGGGCCTAGATGCATGTGTTGTGGGCTTGTGGATGGGCTGGGAATGGGATGACTTGGACCTGGTTATGGGTGTTGAGCTGGTAGCTGGTTAGGGCTGTGATGATGACTTTCCTTGTGGTTTAGACCTCTTCCTCCCTCTGGTAGCAGGTTGTGAAATTGATCTCTTCCTTCCTTCATTAGTTTTCTTGGCAGCAGTTTGTTTAGGTAGTTGGGCCTGCAATACACCAACAAGAAGACAGATAAATCCTAACATACATATGAAAAACATTGCAATAAACCCTAACAGTCATGTGGAGAACTGAACTTACAGGGAGGGGTAGATTGTTGCACCTTCCTCTCTTGTGACCTGGTGCACCACACTTTGAACACCTCTGTATTTGTCCCTTTCTAGACAAGTGTGTCTGGCATCTAGCCTCTGATTCATCAGgtcctcttttccttttctttactgGTCTGTGGCTAGGCTTCCGATAAAGTGGTGGCATGACATCATCGAAGTTAGTGTGCTCCCACATATCTGGGCTATTGAGAGTATTGATTATCGATTCATAGCACTTGACATAGGCATCTCTCTTGTAGCAGTTATCCACATACGAATCCAATTCAAGACCCTTGAAGTTTATACAGCTGATGGCATGTGTGCAAGGAATTTCACTTAGCTGCCATTTTTTACATGAACACTCATGAAGAGACAAATCAACAGCATATTTGCTGAACTCATTGACAACCTCATAAGTTTGTGCAGTAGACCAGTAAGGCCTCCACTCACCGACTGCCCTACCTTTTCTCTTTATCTTCTTCCTAATTCGAGGTAAAATTGTTCCATTGAActtttgaattctttttctattaACAGCCCATCTACTCATTAGGTACACCCTTATTTCTTCTAGCATAGTAATAATGGACTTTTTCCTAGACTATAATATTGTCCCATTAAAGCTTTCACACATATTGTTTACAAGAGTATCACATTTGGAATGAAAGTTAAACCTGGACCTGCTCCAGAATCAAGGAGGAATAGAGTTGAGTTGCTTGTGAGCCTCCACATTTACCACTTGGACCACTGCCAtttctctctcccaatccttcCAGTGTGTAGCCTTTGCACACCTCCACATCAATTGCTTCAATTGCAGTccagaaaatttttttctatagtTGTTGTACATATGGCACACGCAAAATCTGTGATCTACACCTGGGATCACTTTATCGAAAGCTGGCAATAGTCCCTAGCAAATGGAGGTAAAGTTGTCTATGCATAAATATGTTAATTGAAGATATTAATTCAATTTACCACAATAATTATTTACCTTCTGTTGATCAGACATGAAGGTTGCCCTGCCAATTGTTTCAGACCCGAAAtcatcaattagcaacttcagAAACTAAGTCCAGGTATCTTTCGTCTCTGACTCCACAACGGCATAGGAGATATGGAGCATTTGATCATTCGGGTCCCAACCTATAGCAGTCAACAGCTGCCCCCCTTGAGGTGTTTTTGGAAAGTAGCCATCTAACCCAATGAACTTCCTATATTGCACAAAGCTTTTTTTGCAAGCGTCTAGGCATACATAAAGTCTTTAAAATATGCAGTAGTTGTTCAAAGATGAGTGTTGCTGCTCAATCTCAAAGTCAGGAGACCTCTGTACCTTGAGCGTCACTGATGATCCTAGATTAGCACATAGCAACTCATAGCAGTAATCACCAATCCTCTTGTACTGCTTCCTATACTCTCCCTGTATGTCATCCAACGCAGCTTGCCTTGACCTAGCTGCCATTGAGGTTGTAACTGTCAGATTCTACTTCCTTTGTGCCTTGTTCACCAATTTCTCAATCTTAACCTTTGGATTATGTTCCACCTTCTTCTTAAAAGCTCTACTCAGCCACGAAGTATGCATTATCCCAACCCTATGCGACTACCCACAAGTATGCTTAAGGTTCATGGACCGAAGCTGCCAAGTTGCTTCCTCTTTCATCTTACCATCATATAACCAAAAAGGACAACCAAGCTGACAAACAGCCATCACTCTAACCAAGTCAAGCTTCACATATCTGAGTCTCCTTCTTGTTTGTATTGCATATGATGTCACAGTGTCCTTAAATTCCTCTCTTGAAGCAAAAAATGTTCCCACCTCCCACTTGTAACTACTCATGTCTTTACAATTCTTATGAATTGGATAGCTCCTTGTCTCATTGTTATCTTCCCCTTATCCCTTCTCATCATCTGAACCAACACCAACCTCATATTCAAAATCCACTTCATCGCTATTGAAGCTTTCCTCATCACTAAAATCGCCATTCATAACCCCTTTGCCTTTATCAACCCTCTTACTATTCTTGGCACTTGTATCTTCCTCAAACCCACTCTCATCATCATATTCCTCGTCACTATCTGTAAAATGAATATCGTCTGCACTATCACCCTCAGGATCAGACGGAATAAACTCCTCATCATCGCTATTTGTCTCAGTCCATTCATTTTCAGCAGCCACATCTGTTTCTAACTTATCTCCTTCATTGCCTTGTTGCACATCATCATTTTTCACCTCTTGACCTTTTTCACCCTCA
This sequence is a window from Arachis duranensis cultivar V14167 chromosome 2, aradu.V14167.gnm2.J7QH, whole genome shotgun sequence. Protein-coding genes within it:
- the LOC107473257 gene encoding uncharacterized protein LOC107473257, giving the protein MAARSRQAALDDIQGEYRKQYKRIGDYCYELLCANLGSSVTLKVQRATFMSDQQKGLLPAFDKVIPGVDHRFCVCHMYNNYRKKFSGLQLKQLMWRCAKATHWKDWEREMAVVQVSRKKSIITMLEEIRVYLMSRWAVNRKRIQKFNGTILPRIRKKIKRKGRAVGEWRPYWSTAQTYEVVNEFSKYAVDLSLHECSCKKWQLSEIPCTHAISCINFKGLELDSYVDNCYKRDAYVKCYESIINTLNSPDMWEHTNFDDVMPPLYRKPSHRPVKKRKRGPDESEARCQTHLSRKGQIQRCSKCGAPGHKRGRCNNLPLPAQLPKQTAAKKTNEGRKRSISQPATRGRKRSKPQGKSSSQP